The window CTTGATGGTTAAGGATACTACAGCTGCTCAGCCCTCAACTGTTGACTCATTGCTACAACCAGAACTCTTTATTGTTCAGAAAGTTATAGCGCAAGCTCAACAAGCAAATTATAATAAAGCACTTGAACTGCTACGAGAATCCAAAGAGGTTTTTAAAACATTGTGGTTATACTATTTCCTTGAGGGAACCATAGAAGCCTCAATGGCTGAATATGTTTTTTCTATGTCGGAAATATCAACAACAATAAAGCTTACTGAAGATAAAACAACGTACCGCGCAACAAGTGACACCAGAACGGTTGTTGACTACAGCAAAGCCGAACAGGGGCTGAATAACTCAATTGAGCTGAATCCCAATTTCTCGTTATGTTACTATAACAAAGCAAATATTATGGCTTTATCGCAACGGTTTCGCGAGGCAATAGACGACTATTCAAAAGCAATAAGTATTGACGAAAGTTTACCACAAGCCTACTATAATCGAGGTCTTACCTTAATTTATCTAAAAGAGGTTGAGCGTGGATGTTTAGATATCAGTAAAGCTGGTCAACTTGGAATATCCGATTCCTATAATGTTATTAAACGATATTGTGAAACAAAAAAATAGTGAAAATGATTGGACAAGAGATTGTTTATAATTACCTGAAAGAGCTTGGAATTGAATTTGAATACTACGAACACCCACCAATACCAACAATAGAAGATGCCAAAATTCACAAATGGTGGTTAGACGCAGTATTTTGTAAAAACATCTTTTTTAGAAATCATAAGGGAAATCGTCATTATCTGGTGATAGTACATCACGATGCTCAATTAGAAATCAGTGCTCTTGAAAAAAAACTAAAACAAGGGAAACTCACGTTTGCATCAGAAAAACGAATGACAAAATATTTAGGATTAATGCCCGGCTCCGTCTCCCCTTTTGGACTTCTCAACGATA is drawn from Bacteroidales bacterium and contains these coding sequences:
- a CDS encoding prolyl-tRNA synthetase associated domain-containing protein is translated as MIGQEIVYNYLKELGIEFEYYEHPPIPTIEDAKIHKWWLDAVFCKNIFFRNHKGNRHYLVIVHHDAQLEISALEKKLKQGKLTFASEKRMTKYLGLMPGSVSPFGLLNDKENHVHTFFDPALKEAEKLSFHPNDNRATIVLKSEDFWKYMNSLKNSYEFMEF